The genome window AAGTTCTTCAAAAACAACAAATTGAGCGGGTATAGCAATAGAGGAAAGGCTTTTTGACATTTCCCTGATTATTTCCCTTGTATTTACATCCTGAGTAACAGCAGCAATTAATTTGGCACCTTTTACCCTGTCAGGAACATCAACAACACAGCAGTCTGTAGTTTCAGGCAGTATTTGCTGAAGAACGTTTTCAGTTCTAACCATAGAGACCATTTCACCGCCGATTTTAACAAATCGTTTAAGGCGGCCTTTGTGCCAGAGGAATCCATCTTCATCAAGTATCCCCATATCGCCGGTGTCGTACCATCCGTCTTTTATTCTCAGACTGGTTTCTTCAATATCGTCGTAGTATCCTTTCATTACATTAGGCCCTTTGACAAGTATTTTGCCTTCCTCGCCTCGTGAAACTTCTTTTCCTGTATTGATATCAACAATTTTTACCTTTACGCTTGGGAAAAGAGGCCCTATGCTTCCCGCTTTATTTGCTTCGAGTGTATTCACGGAAACAACAGGGCTGGTTTCTGTTGCTCCGTATCCTTCAAGAAGCACTTTACCATGTTTTTCCATGTAACCTGCTCTTAACTTGTCAGGAGTTTTGTCCGCACCGGCCACCAGAATATTCAGACTCTCAAAATCGCCGGGTTTTGATTCTCTTAGATATCCTGAAAAGAAGATTGGAGTTGCTGCTATCATAGTAGCTTTTTCTTCACGGATAATTTTTGGTACTGTTTTGTAGTCGATGGGGTTAGCATATGTTACTGCTGTGGCCCCGAGAACAAGAGGCAGCCAAAAATCAATGGTTTGACCGAATACGTGGAACAGAGGAAGTATTGCCATAATTGCATCTTTTTCCGTAAGATTGAAAACTTCGATTGCATCCAGAACATTGGAACTGATGTTAGTATGTGTTAATTGTACTGCTCTAGGTTCCTTTTCACTCCCGCTTGTAAAAAGAATTACTACATTATCATCAGGGTCAGCAGGGAAGGATTTTTTTAATATTCCGAAAGGAAGCATTGCTTTTAATGCAGATGAGAGTTTAATAGAAACCGAGACTTCTTTCAACAGGTCTTCTATTAAAATCATTCCGGGGACAATCGGGCATTTTATTTTTTCTAAGAGTGCTTGAGATGTAATAATTGTTTTAAAACCGATTTTATCCTGGGCATACAGGCAGTTCTGTTCCGCACCGGTTGAGTAATTTATCATTACCGGTACTTTTTGTGCCATTAAAGC of bacterium contains these proteins:
- a CDS encoding AMP-binding protein, with the translated sequence MILHHEFIKSAKKYAKKTAIIDRTTDKKFTYSKALIASIIFSKLLKKYEDNYIGVMVPTSGGCFLSILGALMAQKVPVMINYSTGAEQNCLYAQDKIGFKTIITSQALLEKIKCPIVPGMILIEDLLKEVSVSIKLSSALKAMLPFGILKKSFPADPDDNVVILFTSGSEKEPRAVQLTHTNISSNVLDAIEVFNLTEKDAIMAILPLFHVFGQTIDFWLPLVLGATAVTYANPIDYKTVPKIIREEKATMIAATPIFFSGYLRESKPGDFESLNILVAGADKTPDKLRAGYMEKHGKVLLEGYGATETSPVVSVNTLEANKAGSIGPLFPSVKVKIVDINTGKEVSRGEEGKILVKGPNVMKGYYDDIEETSLRIKDGWYDTGDMGILDEDGFLWHKGRLKRFVKIGGEMVSMVRTENVLQQILPETTDCCVVDVPDRVKGAKLIAAVTQDVNTREIIREMSKSLSSIAIPAQFVVFEELPKMGSGKVDFRTITEVIKQKLQT